AGCTACGCGATCATCGCGGTGTGCTCGGTGGTCGCACTGGTGATCATCGGGATGGGCGTCTACCCGCTCCTGCAGCAGAACAAGGTCGCGGCCGCCGACCTGGAGGCGATCGGCGCCTCCGCGGGCCAGGCGGGCTGCCAGGACGAGATCACCAAGTCCGCCGTGGGCAACAACGACCACCGCCAGGTCGGCAGCGACATCGTCTACCAGGACGCCCCGCCCGCGTTCGGGCCGCACTACCCCGAGACCGCCGGCTTCGACCGCAAGTTCTTCTCGGTCGGCGACCGGCCCGAGCTTCCCTACCTCGTGCACAACCTGGAGCACGGCTACAACCTGCTGTGGTACGACGAGACCATCGCCGACGACTCCGGTGCGCTCGCCGAGGTGAAGGCGATCGCGAAGAAGTTCGAG
The DNA window shown above is from Nocardioides mesophilus and carries:
- a CDS encoding DUF3105 domain-containing protein, with the protein product MAKPSKDKDRRAVVEQMRREQKRAEKKRSYAIIAVCSVVALVIIGMGVYPLLQQNKVAAADLEAIGASAGQAGCQDEITKSAVGNNDHRQVGSDIVYQDAPPAFGPHYPETAGFDRKFFSVGDRPELPYLVHNLEHGYNLLWYDETIADDSGALAEVKAIAKKFEGDKLTDKFIAVPWTKEDGKAFPGGAHIALTHWSVGDPAKQGKAQEGIWKYCDAPSGEVVSTFVEDHPYSDSPEPNAM